The DNA region TTTGCAAAACCGTTCACCAAATCTCGCATTGCAGGGTAATCTTCCCAATTAATTGACACACATAACATATGCTCTAATGAATCAGCTTTCGTAGCTTCTAAATATTCACTAAGACTATTTGAGAAAGGGCTTAGATCAACACGATCTAGGTGGCAATGTGAATCTATAAACATAGGTATTATCCTCTATAAATAAAAAACGGCCTTAAAGGCCGTTTCAAGAACATTCATCAAGTAACATTACATGGTGTGTGTAGGTCGCCCAGTTGCAGAGGTTCCTGCCAAATATGTTTCTATTTTTGCTCGCGCTGCACCACCATCTTGTTCATTAAATTGAACACCAACACCGTTCGATCTGGAGCCTTCTGCGCCCACTGGGGTTATCCAAATAATTCGCCCAGCAACCGGAATTCTTTCTGCCTCGCCCATTAGACTCAACAACATAAATACTTCATCACCTAAGCTATATTTCTTATGGGTTGGGATAAACAAACCGCCCCCCTCAACATAATCCATAAACGCCGCATACAATGCATTTTTATCTTTAATCGTTAAAGATAAAATTCCTTGGCGAGACTCTTTTCCTGTAGGGGTCATTTAACTAGCCTTTATTTACGTGTTAGTGAATAACTTTGTATCGCGAACTCTTCTAGCATTAACTGTTGGTTAACTTGATTAGACTCTAACGATGTTAAATAATTTAACTGCTCTAACAAAGTATGCATTCCTTTTAAGTGTAGCGTTTCTATAAAAACTTTCAAGTCAGCTCTCAGGTCAGGGTTCATTAGCTGATTATCTAAGGCACCATGAGCGCACTTGATTGCATCAGATAGCCACGACATCAGCCATTTTAAAACAGGCAAGCCTTTTAGGCTAATACATTTTTCAGCAAATAGGACTGGATCTAAACGCCCTTTCAAAAGCTCTATAAAGTTATTCAGTAACAGCTTTCTGATCTTCAAGGCCTCTTTTTGCCATAATTCTTTAGCATAAAGAGGCGCGTTGTTAGCTAAACTCAAATATTGTTCTGGCTCCTTACAGCCCAAACCAACTAACCAATCCTTTGCCTCAGTCAGCTCAATACCCTTAACGGTTATAAGCTGACAACGACTTCTTATTGTTGCGGGTACTTTCGACAGTTGATTCACTATCAAAACCAGGCAGGTATTTTCGCTAGGTTCCTCTAAGGTTTTCAGTAAACTATTAGCCGCTGAATGAGACATCGCATCGGCTGGGTCAATAACAACAATTCTTGGTTTAGTATATTGATTGCTTAATGCTAATGATGACATTAACTGCCGGATGGGTTCAATTTTAATACTCGTTTTGCCCTCTTCAGGTATTACATGAAAGAAGTCTGGGTAATTATCAGCTTTAAACAATAAACACGCTTCACATAAACCGCAAGCAAACGGCTCATCAAGAGATGAAGAACAAACAGCTCGATGGGCAAACGCGATAGCCAACGATGACACCCCTAACCCTTCGTTGCCAACTAAGATCAAAGCACTGGGTAAGCGGTCTTGCTTTAAGTAACGAGATAATGGCCTCCAATAGTTTTGTAACCAAGGGTAAACTGCTTGTAATTGATTACTCATCTAGCAATATTTTGTCTAAGTAAACGGCTATATTTTTCTGTACTTGTTGCAAAGGGTCAGAGGCATCAACAACACCAAAGCGTTTAGGTTCTGCCTTTGCTCTATCCAAATATACTTGCCGAACATTTTCAAAAAATACTTTTTTTTCAGATTCAAAACGGTCAGGATCACTTCTATTCGCCGCGCGTTGTAAGCCAATATCCACCGACAAGTCTAACAAAATGGTAAGGTCGGGCAACAAGCCCTTTTGAACAAATTGTTCTAGCCAGCTAATATCAGCAACTTTAAAATGACGCCCGCCCCCTTGATACGCATACGTAGCGTCCGTAAAACGATCACACACAACCCACTTGCCAGATTCTAAGGCCGGCATAATGACGTTTTTAATGTGTTGAGCCCGTGCCGCAAACATTAAGAGAAGCTCAGACTCATCACATAATAACTCATCATCATGGTCTAATAACAAGCCTCGAATTTTTTCGGCTATTTTTGTGCCACCAGGCTCTCTCGTTGTAACAACCTCTTGCCCGGCTAATTTTATATAGTTAGCAATGAACTCCAGATTTGTTGTTTTACCAACACCTTCAACGCCTTCAAGGGTTAAAAACTTTCCCACTTTCATTATTATTGCTTCCGTTGGTATTTGTTAACCGCTGCATTATGTTGCTTCAACGTTTCAGAAAATATATGCGTGCCATCACCATTCGATACAAAATATAAGTTTTTAGTGTCTTCTGGGTGTAGAACTGCGTCGATCGCCGCCTTACTAGGCATTGCTATTGGTGTCGGTGGAAGCCCATAACGTGTATATGTGTTATAGGGAGTGTCCTTACGTAAATCTCTATACCTTATATCACCGTCATACCCATCTCCCATACCGTAAATAACAGTTGGGTCTGTTTGTAGTTTCATACCTATTTCAAGTCTACGGATAAAAACACCCGCTATCTGCTTTCGTTCGTGAGCAGCCCCCGTTTCCTTCTCTACAATAGATGCTAGAATCAGTGCATCATAAACGCTTGGTATCACTGTTCTTACATCTCTTTTAGGCCATGCTGAATTAACGAAAACCTGCATCGAACGGTATGCACGACGAAGAATATCTACATCAGATGTATTTTTAATAAAAAAATATGTTTCGGGTAATAGCATCCCCTCTAAATGTTTTTCCGGAATATTCAATAACGTTAAATACTGACTGATACTCGCTTGTTCAGGCAGTGTTTTTTTAATCGCTGGATGCTCTCTAATGTCCCTTAAAACTTCCTTAAACGTTTGGCCTTCAATAATTGAAATAGCATATTGATTAACCTTGCCTTTGACTAGAAAATTCAATATTTGCACCGGTGTCAAACCTGGAGAAAATTCGTACTCACCTGCTTGTATTTTATTGGCAGCTCCTTCAAACCGTACATGCCATTTAAACCAAGGTCCATCTACCACGCCTTTCTTATCCAGCGTTGAAATAATTTGATTTAGGTTTTGACCTTTTTCAATGTTCACAACAACAGAGCCCATCTCGTTAGAAATAGACGATTCATTCATTGCATAGTTGTACATCATCCAAAACCAACCAAATAATAAACTACAAACAATAATTGTTATTGCTAATAAGCGCCGCATTAGTTTTTTCCCGCGTGTTGATCGACTTGATGCTGAATATCAGCCAGTACGCTATCTAACGCCCAGTGTGCATACGGACCCACCTCTTTAATAAAGGCTTTGTCATCAATTCTAAGTTGTTTAATAGCTCGTATAGGCATTAAACTATTTGTCATAAAAACCTCATCTGCATCTATTACGTTCTCCACAGACAGCTCCATTTCTCTACAATCCATTCCTTCTTGAGTCGCTTGAGCTATTAAGTAATCACGAATGATTCCTCTAACTCCCGCATTTTCTAATGTAGGCGTCATTAAAACACCCTTGCTAACAATAAAAATATTACTCATTGTTCCTTCAATCACTACGCCCTCAACATCGAGCATTAAACCTTCGGTTGAAACAGTATCGCCAAATTCACTACGTGCTAACACTCGTTCTAATTGATTCAAGTGTTTAAGCCCAGCCAATAAGGGTTGGCGGCTTAGCTGAGTATGACATAAAACAAGGTCTAAACTAAGCAGTGGATTTTTAACCGTTGCCTTAGTTGCAGAAAAAGACACTAGCCGTGTTACGTTAGGGTTTTTTGGCGGCAAAAAACCTCTTTTACCGACACCTCTTGAAATCAATAATTTTATAACCCCACATTGATTTGTCTCGATGAGCTGAAAGATTTCTCTTTCTAAAATATCCTTATTAAGAGGTGGAAAACCCAGCACTTCGCAACCTTTTTGTAAGCGCTGCAAGTGTTCTTCAAGATAACAAGGGCAACCAAACTCCACTAGAATGGTTTCAAACAGGCCGTCACCATATTGTAAGCCCCTGTCTGAAGCATTAATTGAGTCACCATATTGACCATTAATTAGGGTCTTATCCATTACTAATATTCAACGCTTGTAATAAAGCTTTGGCTTTATGTCGTGTTTCTTCAAGTTCTTTTTCTGCAATTGAATCCGCCACGATTCCTGCCCCTGTCCTCAATATTAACTGCCTATCATTAATGGTAAAGGTTCTTATTAATATGTTTAGGTCTAAGTTGCCATTACGATTAATGTAGCCCATCGACCCGGTATAGGCACCCCTTGGCGTTTTTTCTAGTTCATTAATGATCTCCATACAACGAACTTTAGGACAACCCGTTATTGTACCGCCCGGGAAAACTGCTTTAATCACGTTTGAGGGCGACATGCCCGAGACCAATTTACCAGTGACGTTTGAGACTATATGATGCACTTCTGCATAAGATTCCAAGCTCATTTTCTCATCAACCTTTACCGTACCGGTTGTACAAATTCGCCCAAGATCATTACGAATGAGGTCAATCAACATAATATGTTCTGCGCTTTCTTTTGCATTAAAAAGTAACTCTTGCGCAAAACTATTGTCTAACAGTTCATCTTTATCTCTGGGCCTTGTGCCTGCGATAGGTCGCATTTGCACAACATCGTCAACACAACTAATTAAACGCTCCGGAGATGATGAACAAATAACCGTCTCGCCGAAACAAGCCAACCCAGCAAAAGGTGAAGGGTTATGTACCCTTAGTGAACGATAAACATCTAAATAATCACTCTGACCAGCAAACTCACCGGCCCATTGCCTAGAAAGATTAACCTGTAAGGTATCTCCTTCAATTAGATATGACTTAATCTTTTTTACACCCGCTAAAAAGGCGTTCGACGGGTCTTCTTTTAACTTGACTGTTGGATAGTTAAATCCACTCTTTTCCAGGGTCTCTAGATCAACCAATACTTGTTTAATTAAAGCATCATGTCCCTTTTCGCACACAATCCAGCAACGGTTATCCTGATGGCTTCTTATGATGGCTAAAGGGATTCTTACAGCACTCACCACCGGTAAGCTTTTATCTACTTGCAGATCGGAAAGTTTTTCTTCAATAACACCAATAAGTTCATAACTTAAAAAGACAAACCAGCCCCCCGTAAAAGGAAGTTTGTCAGCCTTGCTTGGTACTTTCTCTCGTTCAAAAGCATGATCAAACTTAGCGAAAAATTGATTATTTTTTATGCTTGATGATTCAATTTTTTCGCCAGGAAAACCGAACAATATATCGAAAGCATTGGCTGAATGACTTGCATCATTACTTTCTAATAAAAATGGATAGCGCTGAGGATTCGCCGCATGGCAATCTAATAGGTCGAAATCTGAAGCAATTTCGATTTTAAGGTAATCGCCACAGTCTTTTATATCCAGTGTCACCTGGCAGGGTATAAGCTAAAGTCGTTTAAAGACGAGCGTGCCGTTAGTACCACCAAACCCAAATGAATTTGACACAACAACATTCATTTCCATTTGACGTGCTTCATTTGGCACATAATCTAAATCACAATCAGGATCAGGCGTAAATTGATTAATGGTCGGTGGCGCCACTTGATCACGCAACGCTAAAACAGAAAATACTGCCTCTGCGCCACCGGCTGCTCCTAGCATATGACCAGTCATGGACTTGGTTGAACTCATCGGTACTTTATAAGCATTATCACCTAATAAAGTTTTAGCTGCGTGCGTTTCAGCAACATCCCCAGCAGGTGTCGAGGTACCGTGGGCATTGATATAACTGACTTGTTCTGCATCTAAAGAAGCGTCTTTTAAAGCATTTCGCATGCAACGGTATGCGCCATCACCATTCTTTGATGGCATGGTCATATGAAATGCATCGGAGCTCATTCCATAGCCGGCTAATTCTGCATAAATTTTTGCACCGCGTTTTTTAGCATGCTCATATTCTTCAAGCACCAAAACACCGGCACCATCACTTAAAACAAAGCCATCACGGTCTTTGTCCCAAGGACGACTCGCCGTTCCGGGTGAATCATTCCTACGTGACAAGGCACGCGCAGAAGAAAACCCACCATAAGACGTTACTGACGTGGCCATTTCTGCTCCGCCAGCCACCATCACATCAGCATCACCGTATTGAATAATGCGCATTGCATCGCCAATATTATGCGCACCTGTTGTGCATGCCGTTACAATGGCGAAATTTGGCCCTTTCAATCCACGTAAAATTGAAAGGTTTCCTGAGATCATATTGATGATGTTTGATGGCACAAAAAACGGTGAAATCTTTCTTGGCCCACCTTTTTGAAAGCCTTCAAAACCAGCTTCAATGCCTGAAATACCACCAATACCTGCACCAATGGCTACGCCGATTCTTTCAGCATTTTCATCCGTCACCTCAAGACCAGAATCATCTAAAGCTTGGATTCCAGCCGCAACACCGTAATGAATAAATGGATCCATTTTTTTTGAATCCTTACGAGAAAGATAGTCATTTACATCGAAATCTTTAACGGCTCCACCAAAATTTGATGGAAAATCAGTTGTATCAAACCGAGTTATCGGGGCAATACCACTTTGACCATTTAAAATATTTTCCCAAGAATCTGCAACATTACCACCAACTGGTGACAACAAACCCAACCCTGTAACTACTACTCGACGTTTAGACACAATATGAACTCTCTAACATAAAACAAGCACGGCTTACGATAAAGTAAGCCGTGCTTGATAAAAAGAAATTGATTTATTCTGCGTTATTATTAACGTAGTCAATTGCTTGTTGAACAGTTGTGATACCTTCAGCTTGTTCATCAGGAATCTCACAATCAAACTCTTCTTCAAGAGCCATCACTAACTCAACCGTATCCAATGAATCTGCACCTAAGTCATCGATGAATGATGCTTCGTTTGTTACTTCTTCTTCCTTCACACCAAGTTGTTCTGCAACGATTTTTTTGACGCGCTCTTCAATATTACTCATTTTTCTATTCCCTCTGTATTTTTGGAACCACAAATTTAATTTGTGGTGTTCATATTATATTGCTAAATTTGTGGTCTTCTTATTATATTGCTAAATTAAAAAAGTTTAAACAATTCTATATATCAAACCAAGGACTACTACTAAAAACTTACGATCAATTATTCATTACCCCATATACATGCCACCATTAACATGTAAAGTTTCCCCTGTAATGTAAGCCGCTTTATCAGAACATAAGAAGGAAACAGCATTTGCTATCTCTTTTGCATCACCAA from Cycloclasticus pugetii PS-1 includes:
- a CDS encoding PilZ domain-containing protein, producing MTPTGKESRQGILSLTIKDKNALYAAFMDYVEGGGLFIPTHKKYSLGDEVFMLLSLMGEAERIPVAGRIIWITPVGAEGSRSNGVGVQFNEQDGGAARAKIETYLAGTSATGRPTHTM
- a CDS encoding DNA polymerase III subunit delta' C-terminal domain-containing protein, with translation MSNQLQAVYPWLQNYWRPLSRYLKQDRLPSALILVGNEGLGVSSLAIAFAHRAVCSSSLDEPFACGLCEACLLFKADNYPDFFHVIPEEGKTSIKIEPIRQLMSSLALSNQYTKPRIVVIDPADAMSHSAANSLLKTLEEPSENTCLVLIVNQLSKVPATIRSRCQLITVKGIELTEAKDWLVGLGCKEPEQYLSLANNAPLYAKELWQKEALKIRKLLLNNFIELLKGRLDPVLFAEKCISLKGLPVLKWLMSWLSDAIKCAHGALDNQLMNPDLRADLKVFIETLHLKGMHTLLEQLNYLTSLESNQVNQQLMLEEFAIQSYSLTRK
- the tmk gene encoding dTMP kinase is translated as MKVGKFLTLEGVEGVGKTTNLEFIANYIKLAGQEVVTTREPGGTKIAEKIRGLLLDHDDELLCDESELLLMFAARAQHIKNVIMPALESGKWVVCDRFTDATYAYQGGGRHFKVADISWLEQFVQKGLLPDLTILLDLSVDIGLQRAANRSDPDRFESEKKVFFENVRQVYLDRAKAEPKRFGVVDASDPLQQVQKNIAVYLDKILLDE
- the mltG gene encoding endolytic transglycosylase MltG, producing MRRLLAITIIVCSLLFGWFWMMYNYAMNESSISNEMGSVVVNIEKGQNLNQIISTLDKKGVVDGPWFKWHVRFEGAANKIQAGEYEFSPGLTPVQILNFLVKGKVNQYAISIIEGQTFKEVLRDIREHPAIKKTLPEQASISQYLTLLNIPEKHLEGMLLPETYFFIKNTSDVDILRRAYRSMQVFVNSAWPKRDVRTVIPSVYDALILASIVEKETGAAHERKQIAGVFIRRLEIGMKLQTDPTVIYGMGDGYDGDIRYRDLRKDTPYNTYTRYGLPPTPIAMPSKAAIDAVLHPEDTKNLYFVSNGDGTHIFSETLKQHNAAVNKYQRKQ
- the pabC gene encoding aminodeoxychorismate lyase, which translates into the protein MDKTLINGQYGDSINASDRGLQYGDGLFETILVEFGCPCYLEEHLQRLQKGCEVLGFPPLNKDILEREIFQLIETNQCGVIKLLISRGVGKRGFLPPKNPNVTRLVSFSATKATVKNPLLSLDLVLCHTQLSRQPLLAGLKHLNQLERVLARSEFGDTVSTEGLMLDVEGVVIEGTMSNIFIVSKGVLMTPTLENAGVRGIIRDYLIAQATQEGMDCREMELSVENVIDADEVFMTNSLMPIRAIKQLRIDDKAFIKEVGPYAHWALDSVLADIQHQVDQHAGKN
- a CDS encoding aminodeoxychorismate synthase component I, with product MTLDIKDCGDYLKIEIASDFDLLDCHAANPQRYPFLLESNDASHSANAFDILFGFPGEKIESSSIKNNQFFAKFDHAFEREKVPSKADKLPFTGGWFVFLSYELIGVIEEKLSDLQVDKSLPVVSAVRIPLAIIRSHQDNRCWIVCEKGHDALIKQVLVDLETLEKSGFNYPTVKLKEDPSNAFLAGVKKIKSYLIEGDTLQVNLSRQWAGEFAGQSDYLDVYRSLRVHNPSPFAGLACFGETVICSSSPERLISCVDDVVQMRPIAGTRPRDKDELLDNSFAQELLFNAKESAEHIMLIDLIRNDLGRICTTGTVKVDEKMSLESYAEVHHIVSNVTGKLVSGMSPSNVIKAVFPGGTITGCPKVRCMEIINELEKTPRGAYTGSMGYINRNGNLDLNILIRTFTINDRQLILRTGAGIVADSIAEKELEETRHKAKALLQALNISNG
- the fabF gene encoding beta-ketoacyl-ACP synthase II, with the protein product MSKRRVVVTGLGLLSPVGGNVADSWENILNGQSGIAPITRFDTTDFPSNFGGAVKDFDVNDYLSRKDSKKMDPFIHYGVAAGIQALDDSGLEVTDENAERIGVAIGAGIGGISGIEAGFEGFQKGGPRKISPFFVPSNIINMISGNLSILRGLKGPNFAIVTACTTGAHNIGDAMRIIQYGDADVMVAGGAEMATSVTSYGGFSSARALSRRNDSPGTASRPWDKDRDGFVLSDGAGVLVLEEYEHAKKRGAKIYAELAGYGMSSDAFHMTMPSKNGDGAYRCMRNALKDASLDAEQVSYINAHGTSTPAGDVAETHAAKTLLGDNAYKVPMSSTKSMTGHMLGAAGGAEAVFSVLALRDQVAPPTINQFTPDPDCDLDYVPNEARQMEMNVVVSNSFGFGGTNGTLVFKRL
- the acpP gene encoding acyl carrier protein: MSNIEERVKKIVAEQLGVKEEEVTNEASFIDDLGADSLDTVELVMALEEEFDCEIPDEQAEGITTVQQAIDYVNNNAE